A window of the Microcoleus sp. bin38.metabat.b11b12b14.051 genome harbors these coding sequences:
- a CDS encoding S-layer protein translates to MLKLRIVSTIILLVSAFCSSPARSQNPTQPKQNNSLVQVQPTREQILNACVLNRAETLPNPFTDVPSNHWAYKAVLTMYYCGAYREATAPAFQESDSNNTDSWNRR, encoded by the coding sequence ATGCTTAAACTCAGAATCGTTTCCACAATTATACTGCTAGTTAGTGCTTTTTGTTCATCTCCCGCACGATCGCAAAATCCTACACAACCAAAGCAAAATAACTCTTTAGTTCAAGTCCAGCCAACCCGCGAACAAATCCTCAATGCTTGCGTGCTCAATCGCGCGGAAACTCTGCCAAATCCTTTTACAGATGTGCCATCAAATCACTGGGCTTACAAAGCAGTTTTGACCATGTATTATTGCGGCGCTTACCGAGAAGCAACTGCGCCTGCTTTTCAGGAATCAGATAGTAACAACACTGATTCCTGGAATCGCAGGTGA
- a CDS encoding CPBP family intramembrane glutamic endopeptidase, producing the protein MINRKKIATYPFLLRVIIFLLILAAIWLPIAAPIYLLVKDSNLATILTMGLLFTEFLLLVPRWGKQVYGQTQLLKSYGLVNTRQNGFELLTGLAIGISITFTLFLAQGMLGFVAWQNSHNLPRIIAEGLLSAFAVGFAEELVFRGWLLDELQRDYSYPMSVRANSLVFALSHFIKSVEGMLRTWPQFPGLLLLGLILVLAKRSRQNRLGLSIGLHAGLVWGYYIINVGELVRYSGSVPDWVTGINGNPLAGAIGLLFLSVLAVGMRQMSEQSKRL; encoded by the coding sequence ATGATTAACCGCAAAAAAATAGCCACTTATCCATTTTTATTACGTGTAATTATTTTCCTATTAATATTAGCAGCAATCTGGCTGCCCATCGCCGCACCAATTTATCTGTTAGTTAAAGATAGCAACCTCGCAACTATTCTAACAATGGGATTGTTGTTTACCGAATTTCTGTTGCTAGTGCCGCGCTGGGGAAAACAGGTTTACGGACAAACTCAATTGCTGAAAAGTTACGGTTTAGTTAATACGCGACAAAACGGTTTTGAACTTTTGACTGGATTGGCGATCGGCATTTCGATCACTTTCACCCTATTTTTAGCGCAAGGAATGCTCGGCTTTGTCGCATGGCAAAATTCTCATAATTTGCCTCGAATCATTGCAGAAGGGCTATTAAGCGCCTTTGCAGTCGGTTTTGCGGAGGAGTTGGTATTCCGGGGTTGGTTGCTCGACGAGTTGCAGCGGGATTACAGTTATCCAATGTCTGTGCGGGCGAACAGTCTGGTATTTGCCCTATCTCATTTTATCAAATCTGTGGAGGGAATGCTGCGGACTTGGCCTCAGTTTCCGGGCTTGTTGTTGTTGGGTTTGATTCTGGTTTTGGCAAAGCGCAGCCGTCAAAATCGATTGGGTTTGTCGATCGGGCTTCATGCAGGTTTAGTCTGGGGATACTATATAATTAACGTCGGGGAGTTAGTACGATATTCTGGCTCTGTCCCGGATTGGGTAACTGGAATTAACGGCAATCCGTTGGCTGGTGCGATCGGGCTTTTGTTTTTGAGCGTGTTGGCCGTGGGAATGCGGCAGATGTCGGAACAGTCCAAACGTTTGTAA
- a CDS encoding sedoheptulose 7-phosphate cyclase encodes MSRYQEHLMGNVQATFRATEKAFHVEGYEKIDFSLLYVDGAFGVENSEIADSYRHFGRCLMVVDKTVYGLYGKQMHAYFKHHQIDLTVFQVTIKETDKTLRTVETIIDAFSDFGLVRKEPVLVVGGGLTTDVAGFACSTYRRRTNYIRVPTTLIGLIDASVAIKVAVNHGKLKNRLGAYHASQKVILDFSFLKTLPVDQVRNGMAELIKIAVVANSEIFELLEEHGEALLHTHFGYLNGTPDLREIAHKVTYDAINTMLGLEVPNLHELDLDRVIAYGHTWSPTLELTPSIPMFHGHSVNIDMAFSATIAQHRGYISILDRDRILGLMSRIGLAIDSPHLTPELLWKATESISRTRDGLVRAAVPKPIGSCVFMNDLTRAFLDETLAIHKEICRNYPRGGDGEDMYMSLDTASTPIAAGVKA; translated from the coding sequence ATGTCAAGATATCAGGAACATCTCATGGGTAACGTTCAAGCAACTTTTAGGGCTACCGAAAAAGCTTTTCATGTCGAGGGATATGAAAAAATCGACTTCAGCTTACTATATGTGGATGGAGCCTTTGGAGTTGAGAACTCTGAAATTGCAGACAGCTACCGTCACTTTGGGCGCTGTTTAATGGTGGTAGACAAAACAGTCTACGGCTTGTACGGTAAGCAGATGCACGCTTATTTCAAGCATCATCAAATTGACTTAACTGTATTCCAGGTAACAATCAAAGAGACAGATAAGACGTTACGGACTGTTGAGACGATCATTGATGCGTTTTCAGACTTTGGGCTGGTTCGCAAAGAGCCTGTTTTGGTGGTTGGCGGTGGTTTAACTACGGATGTGGCTGGCTTTGCGTGTTCCACCTACCGCCGTCGCACTAATTATATTCGAGTCCCCACAACGCTGATTGGGCTAATTGATGCGAGTGTCGCGATCAAAGTCGCCGTCAACCACGGTAAGTTAAAGAATCGATTGGGTGCTTATCACGCTTCTCAAAAGGTGATTCTAGACTTCTCGTTCTTGAAAACGCTGCCTGTGGATCAGGTGCGTAACGGCATGGCGGAGTTGATCAAGATTGCTGTCGTCGCCAATAGCGAAATTTTTGAGCTGTTGGAAGAGCATGGCGAAGCACTCTTGCATACTCACTTTGGCTACTTGAATGGTACGCCTGATCTCCGAGAAATTGCTCACAAGGTTACTTATGATGCGATTAACACGATGTTGGGGCTGGAAGTGCCTAACTTGCACGAGCTCGATCTCGATCGCGTCATCGCATACGGTCATACCTGGAGCCCTACTCTGGAATTAACACCGTCCATTCCGATGTTCCACGGTCACAGTGTCAACATTGATATGGCATTCTCGGCAACTATTGCTCAGCATCGGGGTTATATTTCGATCCTCGATCGCGATCGCATTTTAGGATTGATGAGCCGCATCGGTTTGGCGATCGATAGCCCTCATTTAACACCTGAATTGTTGTGGAAAGCCACAGAATCTATTAGTCGGACACGCGATGGTTTGGTGCGGGCCGCAGTTCCCAAGCCGATCGGCAGTTGTGTGTTCATGAACGATTTGACAAGGGCCTTTTTGGATGAAACCCTGGCAATTCACAAAGAAATCTGTCGTAACTATCCTCGCGGTGGAGATGGCGAAGATATGTATATGTCGTTAGACACGGCTAGCACTCCGATCGCAGCAGGGGTAAAAGCGTGA
- a CDS encoding DUF3146 family protein, whose product MSSRGLPETTAYVRVTGQSWLKGTLEGEVTAGSFEWQFQWRFREEKTLILEPSQGRALIQEPLHRFLEKWDYQLEPGGDYSFTVRAQF is encoded by the coding sequence GTGAGTTCGAGAGGTTTGCCGGAAACAACTGCATATGTCCGAGTTACAGGCCAATCCTGGCTAAAAGGCACACTTGAAGGTGAAGTGACTGCCGGCAGTTTTGAGTGGCAGTTTCAATGGCGTTTCAGGGAAGAAAAAACACTAATACTTGAGCCTTCTCAGGGTAGAGCATTGATTCAGGAACCGCTGCACCGTTTTCTAGAAAAATGGGATTATCAGCTTGAGCCTGGGGGCGATTATTCGTTTACAGTTCGAGCTCAGTTTTAA
- a CDS encoding bifunctional serine/threonine-protein kinase/formylglycine-generating enzyme family protein, with the protein MPSRILRNRYQIIEYLSGGSFGDTYLAKDLDLPGHPHCVVKHLQPKHPDPDNPNPNLLPLAKRFFNTEAETLHKLGKLHKQIPSLSAHFEEKGQFYLVQDFIDGHDLKTELILGKKLSESYTITLLHDILEVLAIVHQQNVIHRDLKPANLMRRRQDDKIILIDFGAVKEITAMVVNAQGQTELTIAIGTRGYMPSEQASGKPRLSSDIHAVGMIGIQALTGQLPHTLPEDTQTGEVIWRNQAQVSNNLANVLDKMVRDHFSQRYQNADEALQAILSLSRPSPPPPSPPPPPRGSTVRVISTNTTRRTVLQLLGFGGLGLVGVVVSQSLLKNSSQTPTDQPSPPILPKDTPSPLPPPETPQPEPPTPKSPAPKVSSNPLKTVQFETVTVNSKGEITKRSQSQAQVFTETIANGITLEMMAIPGGRFVMGSPNTEAQRSNDEGPQRTVNVAPFFMGKYEVTQTQWRAVAGLPTVKIDLKANPSNFKGDDLPVEQVSWNDAIEFCARLSQLTGRNYRLPSEAEWEYACRAGTTTPFYFGETITTDLVNYEGSSPYGSAPKGTYREKTTAVGSFPPNSFGLYYMHGNVFEWCQDIWHDNYNGAPTDGSAWESGGDSKNRVLRGGSWLIDAVNCRAAYRGNHSPDNRGSYSFGFRVVCAAAWTS; encoded by the coding sequence ATGCCGAGTCGTATTCTCCGCAATCGTTATCAAATTATCGAATACTTGTCCGGAGGTAGTTTTGGTGACACTTACCTCGCCAAAGATTTAGACTTACCCGGACATCCCCACTGCGTTGTCAAACATCTTCAACCGAAACACCCTGACCCTGACAACCCTAACCCTAACCTTTTACCACTTGCCAAACGCTTCTTCAACACAGAAGCCGAAACTTTGCATAAATTGGGTAAGCTACACAAGCAAATTCCCAGCCTTTCTGCTCATTTTGAGGAAAAGGGGCAATTTTATTTGGTGCAAGATTTTATTGACGGACATGACCTGAAGACAGAACTGATTCTAGGTAAAAAATTAAGCGAATCCTATACTATTACATTATTGCACGATATTTTAGAAGTTTTAGCAATTGTTCACCAGCAAAATGTGATTCATCGCGACCTGAAACCTGCTAATTTAATGCGTCGTCGTCAAGATGATAAAATTATCTTGATTGATTTTGGGGCGGTCAAGGAAATTACCGCAATGGTTGTGAATGCTCAAGGGCAAACGGAGTTAACTATTGCAATTGGTACTCGTGGTTATATGCCGAGCGAACAAGCAAGCGGCAAACCTAGACTTTCTAGTGATATTCATGCAGTGGGGATGATTGGGATTCAAGCCTTGACTGGTCAACTTCCTCATACCTTACCAGAAGATACGCAGACAGGAGAGGTAATTTGGCGAAATCAGGCTCAAGTTAGCAATAATTTAGCGAATGTTTTGGATAAAATGGTGCGAGACCATTTCAGTCAGCGTTATCAAAATGCAGATGAAGCATTGCAAGCAATTTTATCTTTGTCGCGGCCTTCCCCGCCACCACCGTCACCACCACCACCACCACGAGGTTCGACAGTGCGCGTAATTTCGACTAACACGACAAGGCGAACTGTATTACAATTATTGGGTTTTGGTGGACTGGGACTTGTCGGTGTAGTTGTGAGTCAAAGTTTGCTTAAAAACTCCTCTCAAACTCCAACGGATCAGCCATCGCCACCGATATTACCGAAGGATACACCATCTCCTTTGCCACCTCCAGAAACTCCACAACCAGAACCACCAACACCAAAAAGTCCAGCGCCAAAAGTATCGTCAAATCCGCTAAAAACAGTTCAATTTGAAACGGTGACAGTGAATTCAAAGGGGGAAATCACCAAGCGCAGCCAAAGTCAAGCACAGGTTTTTACAGAAACTATCGCCAATGGCATTACTTTAGAGATGATGGCAATTCCTGGGGGCCGTTTCGTCATGGGTTCCCCCAATACGGAAGCACAACGAAGTAACGATGAAGGGCCGCAGCGTACTGTTAATGTCGCTCCATTTTTCATGGGAAAATATGAGGTGACTCAGACTCAATGGCGTGCTGTGGCAGGTTTACCGACAGTCAAGATTGACCTCAAGGCTAATCCTTCTAATTTTAAAGGTGATGATTTGCCTGTTGAGCAAGTAAGTTGGAATGATGCTATAGAATTCTGTGCAAGATTATCTCAACTTACTGGCCGCAATTATAGATTGCCTAGTGAGGCCGAATGGGAATATGCTTGTCGGGCAGGAACGACTACACCTTTTTATTTTGGGGAGACAATTACAACTGATTTAGTTAATTATGAGGGGAGTAGTCCCTATGGTTCGGCACCGAAGGGAACCTATCGTGAAAAAACAACTGCTGTGGGTAGTTTTCCGCCTAATAGCTTTGGACTTTATTATATGCACGGGAATGTCTTTGAATGGTGTCAAGATATTTGGCACGATAATTATAACGGTGCGCCGACTGATGGTAGTGCTTGGGAAAGTGGTGGAGATAGCAAAAACCGGGTGCTGCGTGGTGGTTCGTGGCTCATCGATGCGGTCAATTGCCGCGCTGCGTATCGTGGCAACCATTCGCCGGACAATCGCGGCAGCTACTCCTTCGGTTTTCGGGTTGTTTGTGCGGCTGCGTGGACTTCTTAG
- a CDS encoding class I SAM-dependent methyltransferase, whose amino-acid sequence MTVAPTVAPRPVTPLGILAVQLEHLTQQIEGLENVDANLKSQLRQASELANGLDPYINSCTTPESPALAALVKRTQAENWSKRFSDSETVQQLEQEMLSGHIEGQTLKFFVHLTRAKRVLEIGMFTGYSALAMAEALPDDGEVVACEVDAYVAEFAQQCFKESPHGHKISVKVAPALLTLKELAAAGDVFDLVFIDADKAGYVDYLNLLLDTKLLAPNALICVDNTLMQGQPYLSGEATANGVAIAKFNQAVVDDPRIEQVLLPLRDGLTLIRRV is encoded by the coding sequence GTGACAGTAGCCCCTACAGTAGCCCCTAGACCTGTGACACCGCTAGGCATCTTGGCGGTACAACTCGAACATCTCACACAGCAGATCGAAGGCTTAGAGAACGTTGATGCAAATCTGAAGTCTCAATTGCGACAAGCCAGTGAGTTAGCAAATGGGTTAGATCCTTACATCAATAGCTGTACAACGCCGGAGTCTCCGGCTTTGGCCGCCCTGGTTAAGCGCACCCAAGCAGAAAATTGGAGCAAGCGGTTTTCTGACAGCGAGACTGTACAGCAGTTAGAGCAAGAAATGCTATCCGGGCATATCGAAGGTCAAACTCTCAAGTTTTTTGTGCATTTAACTCGGGCGAAGCGAGTGTTAGAAATCGGTATGTTTACCGGCTACTCTGCCCTGGCTATGGCTGAAGCCCTTCCCGATGATGGCGAAGTGGTTGCGTGTGAGGTAGATGCCTACGTGGCCGAGTTTGCTCAGCAATGTTTTAAAGAGTCTCCCCACGGCCACAAAATTTCGGTCAAGGTTGCACCGGCGCTGTTGACTCTCAAAGAGTTAGCCGCCGCTGGTGATGTGTTCGATTTGGTCTTTATTGATGCCGACAAGGCTGGATATGTAGACTATTTGAACTTGTTGTTAGACACCAAGCTACTAGCACCTAATGCTTTGATTTGTGTAGACAATACCTTGATGCAGGGGCAGCCTTATCTATCAGGTGAGGCTACTGCTAACGGGGTGGCGATCGCCAAATTTAACCAGGCCGTCGTAGACGATCCGAGGATTGAGCAGGTGTTGCTTCCTTTGAGAGATGGACTCACGCTAATTCGCCGAGTTTAG
- the pth gene encoding aminoacyl-tRNA hydrolase: MNNTQKSATPAELVIPQLIVGLGNPEPKYDRTRHNIGFNAVDALAKAWQISLSENRKFQGIFGEGNRPRGQKIRLLKPLTYMNLSGQSIRAAADWYKIPAESVLVVYDDMDLPIGKMRMRLAGSAGGHNGMKSTISHLGTDKFPRLRIGIGKPQSDPAKNEKDTISFVLGKFSSEESQLVEKMLKLVVEAIELSLQQGVEKGMSLYNNRTIVETNAETKG, from the coding sequence ATGAACAACACTCAGAAGTCGGCAACTCCAGCGGAGTTAGTGATTCCCCAGCTAATTGTGGGTTTGGGGAATCCTGAACCAAAGTACGATCGCACGCGACACAATATCGGCTTTAATGCAGTAGATGCTTTGGCAAAAGCTTGGCAGATTTCGCTGTCGGAAAATCGCAAGTTTCAAGGCATCTTCGGCGAGGGAAATCGGCCGCGCGGACAGAAAATTAGGTTGCTGAAACCGCTGACGTACATGAATTTGTCAGGCCAATCGATTCGGGCGGCGGCGGACTGGTACAAAATACCTGCGGAGTCCGTGTTAGTAGTATACGACGATATGGATTTGCCGATCGGGAAAATGAGAATGCGGCTAGCCGGTTCAGCAGGCGGGCACAACGGCATGAAATCGACAATCTCTCATTTGGGCACAGACAAATTTCCCCGATTGCGGATTGGGATTGGCAAACCTCAAAGCGATCCTGCTAAAAATGAGAAGGATACGATTTCCTTCGTGTTAGGAAAATTTTCGTCAGAGGAAAGTCAGTTAGTAGAGAAGATGTTGAAACTGGTTGTAGAGGCGATCGAGCTAAGTCTACAGCAAGGAGTAGAAAAAGGGATGAGTCTATATAACAATCGTACCATTGTAGAAACAAACGCGGAAACAAAAGGGTGA
- a CDS encoding ATP-grasp enzyme, with amino-acid sequence MTQKISIAQIQPERQTMASNGWLQNSVKTVATLSLLLLVLPLNVALTTIALLVAILVKPFQSRTVAANPKTILVSGGKMTKALQLARSFDRAGHRVILVEAHKYWLTGHRFSWAVDRFYTVPNPQSPDYINALLEIVKKEGVNVYVPVCSPVASYYDALAKEALSPHCEIMHVDPEMVQQLDDKSKFSALATSLGLAVPESYCITDPQQVVDFDFSGQDRKYIIKSIPYDSVRRLDLTKLPCNTPAETAAFVKDLPISERNPWIMQAFIPGQEYCTHSTVRDGELRLHCCCESSAFQINYEMVDHPEIEAWVRQFVAGLNLTGQVSFDFIQANDDGRIYAIECNPRTHSAITMFYNNPDVAKAYLEREPLSDAIKPLASSRPTYWIYHEVWRLVTHLWSPVETWRRLQIIASGKDAIFDWFDPLPFLMVHHAHIPCLLLGNLRQLKGWIRIDFNIGKLVELAGD; translated from the coding sequence ATGACGCAAAAAATATCGATCGCACAGATACAGCCTGAGCGTCAAACAATGGCAAGTAACGGGTGGCTACAGAATTCAGTAAAAACAGTCGCAACTCTCAGTCTGCTGCTGTTGGTGCTACCGCTGAATGTCGCTTTAACGACGATCGCCCTGTTGGTAGCAATTTTAGTTAAACCGTTTCAGTCTCGGACAGTCGCCGCCAATCCCAAAACCATTCTAGTCAGTGGTGGGAAGATGACCAAGGCGTTGCAGTTAGCGCGATCGTTCGATCGGGCAGGTCATCGGGTAATATTGGTCGAAGCACACAAATACTGGTTAACCGGGCATCGATTTTCTTGGGCAGTCGATCGCTTTTATACAGTACCGAATCCTCAATCGCCTGACTACATCAATGCACTTTTAGAAATTGTCAAAAAAGAAGGGGTAAATGTTTACGTACCCGTTTGTAGTCCAGTTGCTAGTTATTACGATGCTCTAGCTAAAGAAGCACTTTCGCCACATTGCGAAATCATGCACGTCGATCCAGAAATGGTTCAGCAATTAGATGATAAATCTAAATTTTCCGCACTCGCAACATCATTAGGTCTTGCTGTACCTGAGTCCTACTGCATCACCGATCCCCAGCAAGTGGTTGATTTTGATTTTTCTGGGCAAGACCGCAAATATATTATCAAGAGCATTCCCTACGACTCTGTGCGCCGATTAGACCTAACTAAACTACCCTGCAATACACCAGCAGAGACAGCAGCATTTGTCAAGGATTTGCCGATTTCTGAGCGTAATCCTTGGATCATGCAAGCGTTTATTCCCGGCCAAGAATACTGCACCCACAGCACAGTCCGCGATGGGGAACTACGGCTGCATTGTTGCTGCGAGTCATCAGCATTTCAGATTAATTATGAAATGGTGGATCATCCAGAAATTGAAGCATGGGTGAGACAGTTTGTGGCTGGTTTGAATTTAACTGGTCAAGTTTCCTTTGATTTCATTCAGGCGAATGATGATGGACGCATTTATGCGATCGAGTGCAACCCTCGAACTCATTCAGCTATTACCATGTTTTACAACAATCCTGATGTCGCAAAAGCTTATTTAGAACGCGAACCCTTGTCTGATGCAATCAAACCCCTCGCATCAAGTCGTCCCACCTATTGGATTTATCATGAAGTTTGGCGATTGGTGACGCATTTGTGGTCGCCTGTGGAAACATGGCGCAGGTTGCAAATTATTGCTAGCGGCAAAGATGCCATTTTTGACTGGTTCGATCCACTGCCATTTTTGATGGTTCACCACGCACATATACCATGCTTGTTGTTAGGAAATTTGCGGCAACTTAAAGGCTGGATTCGGATTGACTTTAATATTGGTAAGCTTGTCGAATTGGCGGGAGATTAA
- a CDS encoding GTP-binding protein has product MTEVSDFSNVDRELDDTILSFADIQAELNLRRAKDALRDIVEHLDLTPQERTGLEPEIGGLETMLDKLERACVQIAVFGMVGRGKSSVLNALLGQNVFETGPTHGVTRTTTIGQWDVGDGVDDDLPNPRFSPVIYRLSQVELIDTPGIDEVDGETRELLARRVAQQADLILFVVAGDITKVEYQALSQLREAGKPMLLVFNKIDQYPDADRLAIYHKIRDDRVRELLSPDEIVMSAASPLTAQAVRRPDGSMGVKMTRSLPQVDDLKLKILEILDREGKSLVALNTMLCAGDINEQLVQRKMEIRDAAANRIIWNGVMTKAVAIALNPITVVDILSGAVIDVVMILTLSKVYGIPMTEAGAVELLQKIAISMGGITAGELLANFGLSSLKGLLGLATPATGGLALGPYISVAVTQAAIAGVSCYGIGQVTKAYLANGASWGDDGPKAVVSKILASLDEDSILNRIKDELRAKLDLGSVEKHRSH; this is encoded by the coding sequence ATGACTGAAGTATCGGATTTCTCAAATGTCGATCGCGAATTAGACGACACAATATTAAGTTTCGCAGACATTCAAGCAGAACTCAACCTGCGCCGCGCTAAAGATGCTCTGCGAGATATAGTAGAACATCTCGATTTGACACCACAAGAGCGAACTGGACTAGAGCCGGAAATTGGCGGCTTGGAAACAATGCTCGACAAGCTAGAGCGCGCTTGCGTGCAAATCGCTGTGTTTGGGATGGTGGGAAGGGGGAAATCTTCGGTTTTAAACGCGCTTTTGGGTCAAAATGTGTTTGAAACCGGCCCGACTCACGGGGTGACTCGCACCACAACTATTGGCCAGTGGGATGTTGGAGATGGTGTTGATGACGATTTACCAAATCCTCGATTTTCGCCTGTTATTTACCGTTTGTCGCAAGTAGAATTAATCGATACTCCGGGAATAGATGAAGTTGACGGCGAAACTCGCGAACTTTTAGCCCGCCGCGTCGCGCAACAAGCTGATTTGATTTTGTTTGTCGTGGCTGGCGATATTACGAAGGTGGAATATCAAGCACTTTCGCAGTTGCGGGAAGCCGGAAAACCGATGTTATTAGTGTTTAATAAAATTGACCAGTATCCCGATGCAGACAGACTGGCAATTTATCATAAAATTAGGGACGATCGCGTGAGAGAATTGTTATCTCCCGATGAGATTGTGATGTCGGCTGCTTCACCTTTGACAGCGCAGGCGGTGCGCCGTCCAGACGGAAGTATGGGAGTAAAAATGACTCGCAGTTTACCACAGGTTGATGATTTAAAATTAAAAATCTTGGAGATTTTAGACCGGGAAGGTAAATCTTTGGTGGCGCTGAATACGATGCTCTGTGCTGGTGATATTAACGAGCAGTTGGTGCAGCGGAAAATGGAGATTCGAGATGCTGCTGCTAATCGGATTATCTGGAATGGGGTAATGACTAAAGCTGTGGCGATCGCCCTGAATCCTATTACTGTAGTTGATATTCTCAGCGGTGCTGTAATTGATGTGGTGATGATATTAACACTCTCTAAAGTTTACGGCATTCCGATGACCGAAGCGGGGGCGGTGGAATTGCTGCAAAAGATTGCGATTAGTATGGGCGGAATTACTGCGGGCGAATTGTTGGCTAATTTTGGCTTAAGTTCTTTGAAAGGATTGTTGGGTTTGGCGACGCCGGCGACGGGGGGTTTGGCTTTGGGGCCTTATATTTCTGTGGCGGTGACTCAAGCTGCTATTGCTGGGGTTTCTTGTTACGGAATTGGTCAAGTTACTAAGGCTTATTTGGCTAATGGTGCTTCTTGGGGTGATGATGGGCCGAAGGCTGTTGTGAGCAAGATTTTGGCTTCTTTGGATGAAGATTCTATTTTAAATCGGATTAAGGATGAGTTGCGGGCTAAGTTGGATTTGGGGAGTGTGGAAAAACACCGATCGCATTAA
- a CDS encoding helix-turn-helix domain-containing protein — MTNSVNPTVLKNNQDNIKKGIIMSKEIDIQVSSGNIFADLGMPNADEMLMKAELVRQINQIITQRKLNQLQAAEVLGIDQPKVSALMRGKLTGFSTERLFRFLNALGCDVQIVVKPKLKSPAIPGISVVTI; from the coding sequence ATGACAAATAGCGTTAACCCAACAGTATTGAAAAATAACCAAGACAATATAAAAAAAGGGATAATCATGAGTAAAGAAATCGACATTCAAGTTAGTAGTGGTAATATATTTGCGGATTTGGGTATGCCTAATGCGGATGAAATGCTCATGAAGGCTGAACTGGTGCGCCAGATAAATCAGATAATTACTCAAAGAAAACTGAATCAACTTCAAGCCGCAGAAGTATTAGGAATTGACCAGCCCAAAGTTTCAGCTTTGATGAGAGGAAAGCTAACAGGTTTTTCGACAGAAAGGTTGTTTCGGTTTTTAAATGCTTTAGGGTGCGATGTGCAAATTGTGGTGAAGCCAAAGCTCAAATCACCTGCGATTCCAGGAATCAGTGTTGTTACTATCTGA